A single genomic interval of Nonomuraea rubra harbors:
- a CDS encoding Acg family FMN-binding oxidoreductase — protein MSAHVPVTDPPGAPPFATRAGVRRAVSAAVAAPSVHNTQPWRFRRVDDATMELYADLDRLLIVTDPMGRGLGISCGAALFNLRLALRMTGHDARVTALPDPGERPDLLATVRAVPGEPPEAGERLLYEMIPHRRTNRFPFDGQPLPRDVFVKLVHAAHAERATLVPVTGRAARRVLDMVGAAEDTLAADESYRAELARWTGSGVRSDGVPEHAFGPRPVRGAPPLRDFAPGAARPDADFEREPRLAALFTRQDGPRDWLRAGQALQRVLLTATAHGVAASLFSQPLDLRAPQHRGDRPGPFGHVQMLARFGYGPAVAEVPRRPVSEVVDLREARRG, from the coding sequence ATGTCTGCTCATGTTCCCGTGACCGATCCGCCCGGCGCGCCGCCGTTCGCGACGCGTGCCGGGGTGCGCAGGGCGGTGTCCGCCGCCGTGGCCGCGCCGTCCGTGCACAACACCCAGCCCTGGCGCTTCCGCCGGGTCGACGACGCCACCATGGAGCTGTACGCGGACCTCGACCGGTTGCTGATCGTCACGGACCCGATGGGCCGCGGGCTCGGCATCAGCTGCGGGGCCGCGCTGTTCAACCTCAGGCTGGCGCTCCGGATGACCGGCCACGACGCCCGCGTCACGGCCCTGCCCGATCCGGGCGAGCGCCCCGACCTGCTGGCCACCGTGCGCGCCGTGCCGGGGGAGCCGCCGGAGGCCGGCGAGCGCCTGCTGTACGAGATGATCCCGCACCGGCGCACGAACCGGTTCCCGTTCGACGGGCAGCCGCTGCCCCGGGACGTCTTCGTCAAGCTGGTCCACGCCGCCCACGCCGAACGCGCGACGCTGGTGCCGGTGACGGGCAGGGCGGCGCGGCGGGTGCTCGACATGGTGGGCGCGGCCGAGGACACGCTGGCCGCCGACGAGTCTTACCGGGCCGAGCTGGCCCGATGGACCGGCTCGGGCGTGCGCTCCGACGGCGTGCCCGAGCACGCCTTCGGCCCGCGCCCGGTACGCGGCGCGCCACCCCTGCGGGACTTCGCCCCCGGCGCCGCCCGGCCGGACGCCGACTTCGAGAGGGAGCCGCGGCTGGCGGCCCTGTTCACCCGGCAGGACGGGCCGCGGGACTGGCTGCGTGCCGGGCAGGCGCTGCAGCGCGTGCTGCTCACCGCGACCGCGCACGGCGTGGCGGCGTCGCTGTTCAGCCAGCCGCTGGACCTGCGCGCCCCGCAGCACCGCGGCGACCGCCCAGGGCCGTTCGGGCACGTGCAGATGCTGGCCAGGTTCGGCTACGGGCCGGCGGTCGCGGAGGTGCCGCGGCGGCCGGTGTCCGAGGTCGTCGACCTGCGGGAGGCCCGGCGTGGCTGA
- a CDS encoding DoxX family protein has protein sequence MNLAYTIVTVLAALWVGFSALSVFIHAKWVVEPLAEYGVARRWWPWLGAAKAAGSLGLLAGLFVPVIGVLATIGLVLYFTGAVVTVARARSYAHLPFPLLYLAPVVGAFLLGV, from the coding sequence ATGAACCTCGCCTACACCATCGTCACCGTCCTGGCCGCCCTCTGGGTGGGCTTCTCGGCCCTGTCGGTCTTCATCCACGCCAAGTGGGTCGTGGAGCCCCTGGCCGAGTACGGCGTCGCCCGCCGCTGGTGGCCGTGGCTCGGCGCCGCCAAGGCCGCCGGATCGCTGGGCCTGCTGGCGGGGCTGTTCGTGCCGGTGATCGGCGTCCTGGCCACGATCGGCCTGGTGCTCTACTTCACGGGCGCCGTCGTCACCGTCGCCAGGGCCCGCTCGTACGCCCACCTCCCGTTCCCCCTGCTGTACCTGGCTCCGGTGGTGGGCGCGTTCCTGCTCGGAGTATGA
- a CDS encoding DUF6968 family protein — MAMTYELGEIMAERQIEAVTADGARSQVTVRFGRPRPDELSTSGDWCCPHQIVGLGEEGVGASFGVDSLQALLLSVYKVRLKLGERAAAAAVRLDWLGQPDLGMEIVPRF, encoded by the coding sequence ATGGCGATGACGTACGAACTCGGCGAGATCATGGCGGAACGGCAGATCGAGGCCGTGACCGCGGACGGCGCCCGCAGCCAGGTGACGGTCAGGTTCGGCAGGCCGCGCCCCGACGAGCTGAGCACGAGCGGCGACTGGTGCTGCCCGCACCAGATCGTGGGCCTGGGGGAGGAGGGCGTGGGCGCGTCGTTCGGCGTGGACTCGCTGCAGGCCCTCCTGCTGAGCGTGTACAAGGTGCGGCTGAAGCTGGGCGAGCGGGCGGCGGCCGCGGCCGTCCGGCTCGACTGGCTGGGACAGCCGGATCTCGGCATGGAAATCGTGCCGCGCTTCTGA